In Chitinophaga oryzae, the sequence AACATCACCTTTTAATTGTAGTCGTTATGAAGACACATCATATACTCATGGCCGCCGTCTTGTCGCTGACGGCATGCAGTAAGAACCTGGAGCCCTACAACGGCAAATCGGACAAAACAGCGCTGGAGACACCGGAAGACCTGCAGACCGCCACGTACGGCGTATATGCGGGGCTGGTAGACCGTAAGTACACCAAGAACCTGAACCAGCTGGGGGAATATCCCGGCGATGATGTGGCCCTGAGCGGCGCCACCGGCGACCAGGTATTCTACACCTATACCTATACCCATTTCCCGGGCATGGGCAATACAGAACAGTTCTGGCAGGGCGCTTATAAAGTGATCTATTCCGCCAATGCCATCATCGAAAAAATCACCGACGGCACCTCCGCGCAGCTGGACCAGCTGAAGGGAGAGAACCTATATCTCCGCGCCATGGCTCATTTCGACCTGGTGCGGTTATTTGGCCGGCCCTACCTGCAGGGTAACGGCAATAATCCGGGCGTGGTGATCAAAGACAACACCCGCGACGACCGTCCTGCCCGCAGCAGCGTAAAAGCCGTGTATGATTTTGTGATTTCCGATCTGCAGAAGGCGGCAGCATTGATGACAATGAACAAGAATGCCGCCTTCGCTTCAAAAGAGGTCGCCGAAGCACTCCTTGCCCGCGTATACCTCTATATGGGCGACAACGCCAACGCACTGAAATATGCGGAGAAAGTGATCAGTTCCAACCGTTATCATCTGATGGCGACGCAGCCTTATAAAACCTATTTCAGGGTGGTGCCCGAAGAAAATCCGGAGACGATTTTTGCCATCCGTCACACCGTGGCAGACGACAGGGGAAAAGATGCCATCGGTTCCATGTATTACAACGATCCTGTTACTCAGTCCACCGGATGGGGCGAAGTATACGCCTCCGTAGCTTTCGTAAAGCTGCTGGACAAATACCCGGAAGACGTGCGCCATAGCTTTATAGAGCCGCAGCGGGATGGCAACGGCAATATGCTGAAGCGTAACCAGACGCCCATTTATTACATCAACAAATACAACTGGCAGGAAGGCATTGCCAACCTTAGCTCCCCGGTGATCCTGCGTTTGGCCGAAGTGTACCTGGTCCGCGCAGAAGCCAATGCCAAACTGGGCAACGATGCCGCCGCCATTGCAGACGTCAACCTTATCCGCAGCAGGGCAGGCCTTTCCGGCAACGCGCTCTATACCACCGGCAACCTGAAAGGACATGCCACCGTGCTGGAAGTGGTACTGGAAGAGCGCCGGCTGGAACTGGCATTTGAAGCGCACCGGCCGTATGACCTGTTCCGCAACAACCTGCCCATGGTAAGAGCGTATCCCGGTTTCCATGGCAACAATCAATATGATCTTACGATACAGCCCAACGATCCGCAGGTGATCAACTATATACCGGAACGGGAAACAGGGCTGAACCCGAACTTAACACAGAACCCATGAGACAATTACTATGTACCCTTACACTGTGTATTGCCTGCCTGCTGGCGCAGGCGCAGTCAGTGCTGAAAGTCAGGAACACACCCGATTTTACCATCACCGGCGCCGGTACGGACGCCAACTGGCATAAAACGGACTGGATAACCCTTTCGCAACGCTCCGGCGATGTGCCGGCGAAAACACAGGTAAAAGCGCTCTATTCCGGAAAAGGGATCTATTTTCTGTTCCGCTGTGAAGACAAGCGTTTGAGCAACACCATGCAGGCCGATATGCTGGACCTGTGGAAGGAAGATGTGGTGGAGGCATTTCTCTGGCCCGACACCACACAGCCGGCTTATTTCGAATACGAGCTGTCACCGCTGAACTATGAGCTGGTGCTACTGATCTCCAATCAGCAGAACGATCTGGCGGGCTGGCAGCCCTTTCACTACGAGAAAGACCACCGGACACTTCACGCTACCGCCGTACAGGGCGGAGAGAAGAAAAGCGGCGCCACCGTCAAAGGATGGACGGCTGAATTTTTTATTCCGTACAAACTATTAAGGCCGCTGAACAACGCTTACCCTACAGCAGGGACGGTATGGAAGGGCAACTTCTACCGGGTGGATTATGATAAAGGACCGGCGGAATGGTGCTGGCAGCTGACGGGCCCGAGTTTCCACGACCTGCCGCATTTTGGATGGCTTCACTTTGAATAACGTTTTAAAAAAATACCACGATGATGATGAAGAAAATTTTAGCAGGCCTGTTACTGTTGTTCCCGGTGATTGTTTCTGCACAGAAAGGGAAACTGATATGGTCGGATGAATTTAATACCGACGGTCTGCCCGATCCGAAGAAATGGCGGTTTGAAGAAGGATTTGTACGCCACCGCGAAGCGCAGTATTACACCAAGAACCGTTATAGGAATGCACATGTGAAAGACGGGCACCTGGTGATCCGCGCTATCAAGGAAGAGCCGCTGCGGCTGATCAAAGGGGGTACCAGTTTCGTTACCTCCGACAGCGGAGGGGAATTTACTTCCGCCTGTCTGAATACGGAAGATATTTTTGAATTCGTTACCGGCCGTGTGGAAGTACGCGCCAAACTGCCGCACGGCAGAGGTGTCTGGCCGGCCATCTGGACGCTGGGCAATAACCTCGCCTGGGGCCCGGGGGATTCCTCCTGGGTGTATTCTGAAATTGATATCATGGAATTTGTAGGGCATGATCCTAACTCCATTCACGCCAATATCCACCCCGGGTATGAAGGTGGCAGCCGTGGCGGCAAGATCACGGTAGAGAAACCATGGGAAGATTTTCACGTGTATGCGGTTGACTGGAAGAAAGACCGGATCGATTTTTATTTCGATGACAAACTGTATTTCTCTTATCTCAGGAAAGACGTACCACCCGGTAAATGGGCTTATGACACGCCGCAGTATCTGCTGCTGAACCTGGCCATCGGCGGCGACTGGGGCGGAGAGCAGGGCATCGATCCTACCGTGTTCCCGGCAGATTTTGTGATCGACTATGTAAGGGTATACGAAACAAAATAGCAGGCATCATGAAACAACGGCTATTAAAAATCATCTTCCTGTTGATGGTCACCCCTTGTCTGCTGCGGGCGCAGCAGGCGGGAGAGCTGAAGTTGCTGGACTGGCAGCCCCGCAGCCAGCTGGTCACTCATGTGACACCAATAGAAAAACCGAAATTTCCGGTGATCGATATTCACAACCACCTGGGCGGGCTGGCGCAGACAAAACACTACCTGCAGGAGATGGACAAAGCAGGCGTAGTGTCCTGCGTTAGCCTGGATGGCTACTCCGCCAACGACCAGTACCTGGAACATCTGAAAGCGTCACGGGCAGTGTCTAAGGAACGTTTCCTCGTTTTCTTCCGGCCTGACTACAGCAAGATAGATGAACCGGGATTTGGCGAGCGCGAAGCTGCCAGGCTGGAGAAGGCCGTGC encodes:
- a CDS encoding glycoside hydrolase family 16 protein; translation: MMMKKILAGLLLLFPVIVSAQKGKLIWSDEFNTDGLPDPKKWRFEEGFVRHREAQYYTKNRYRNAHVKDGHLVIRAIKEEPLRLIKGGTSFVTSDSGGEFTSACLNTEDIFEFVTGRVEVRAKLPHGRGVWPAIWTLGNNLAWGPGDSSWVYSEIDIMEFVGHDPNSIHANIHPGYEGGSRGGKITVEKPWEDFHVYAVDWKKDRIDFYFDDKLYFSYLRKDVPPGKWAYDTPQYLLLNLAIGGDWGGEQGIDPTVFPADFVIDYVRVYETK
- a CDS encoding carbohydrate-binding family 9-like protein, which produces MRQLLCTLTLCIACLLAQAQSVLKVRNTPDFTITGAGTDANWHKTDWITLSQRSGDVPAKTQVKALYSGKGIYFLFRCEDKRLSNTMQADMLDLWKEDVVEAFLWPDTTQPAYFEYELSPLNYELVLLISNQQNDLAGWQPFHYEKDHRTLHATAVQGGEKKSGATVKGWTAEFFIPYKLLRPLNNAYPTAGTVWKGNFYRVDYDKGPAEWCWQLTGPSFHDLPHFGWLHFE
- a CDS encoding RagB/SusD family nutrient uptake outer membrane protein, which gives rise to MKTHHILMAAVLSLTACSKNLEPYNGKSDKTALETPEDLQTATYGVYAGLVDRKYTKNLNQLGEYPGDDVALSGATGDQVFYTYTYTHFPGMGNTEQFWQGAYKVIYSANAIIEKITDGTSAQLDQLKGENLYLRAMAHFDLVRLFGRPYLQGNGNNPGVVIKDNTRDDRPARSSVKAVYDFVISDLQKAAALMTMNKNAAFASKEVAEALLARVYLYMGDNANALKYAEKVISSNRYHLMATQPYKTYFRVVPEENPETIFAIRHTVADDRGKDAIGSMYYNDPVTQSTGWGEVYASVAFVKLLDKYPEDVRHSFIEPQRDGNGNMLKRNQTPIYYINKYNWQEGIANLSSPVILRLAEVYLVRAEANAKLGNDAAAIADVNLIRSRAGLSGNALYTTGNLKGHATVLEVVLEERRLELAFEAHRPYDLFRNNLPMVRAYPGFHGNNQYDLTIQPNDPQVINYIPERETGLNPNLTQNP